From Cardiocondyla obscurior isolate alpha-2009 linkage group LG09, Cobs3.1, whole genome shotgun sequence, one genomic window encodes:
- the Spg11 gene encoding spatacsin isoform X3, producing MSEKKTVGGIPVECLTGESAAIWSGWRTLGDRELVREASAKGTHIKLAHKCLAYRRNCTVEQACTYFNKEVETWVNELLNKKQVYRASHILKNMGKDPIEHIFAISIKSKDPPLRNYLCEYMINANGFKTEHVAAWNIIKSINEHEEKRKIQDGLSSCMCIDDIIKLPQNIEQALRTELYFSLDNPEVLGNVSNNILWNYLLSNNKINALRMWIDAKYNPDIPKISDEIDEHLKSLFINLDITPDMIDYIDSSKASDLSKNLTKNYLCRYGIYTKEEKSDLKLILNRSFGCGITLDELNAILSLPSCNINKTEFLQSIDQQLCLRHCSENWHTQEDDTKLKTLFNALTYMCNAQDNYEDALLRGLLESIDYISNDFNDYLKTDYSVSLSLIFLRLWQMQSSLRNEPHSSERNTLMRDIFTSKSALTIDTRVISEEVLQLTLEHMPGLQCIIKDQNEKDDMTVYDLVDGYRNLNSKLLFKWRFKNEPMPTFTNENLIKQYGYQETLMYGYYLKEGRPNMAVHNLIHAQAKFLGNVSSHRKFKAALYAHVLALRNLDKTDIVCSCIAFIELLRIDSSNLQLHVTVAKYVQEQLNISIGNLLENVVYKSQTDVRSVITYLEQSFQKHFLSDTFMCDNTKFIEALKMWDVIVRFARVHNYALPDMLPKYLADNDLWFEFIAVCHIFSYPITQMMENAKLFNNANIREHLLTCLTNDKLSEAQPNLNNKQKMKFHDTRQPRHKDEVKENGSPVSTSAISEIETDTTNVTSTNGIFNKCISSDKNLWFTILNCHQSQDPPKAFINASRLNLSPILTVLATCYEPSSAESYCYCWMVISTGKEDILLDYAECLEQHSWPSDKILKLLNKMIQYGYINTINRALKIFTPKSVLISLFEFLTQAISYGEFKENQQHLIEFKSNFSRCNEHKDFVDEDSVDFACLNNLYWVADLATQCIVTALGYGFQSTFLRVKFLEVLINCNFSENLPVAVPNFQRLLDLTKILQETDVTLNFKNITLINKVYYFDMEIKKCIDDLIAIENYNTALELACCVGFNSSEIILAQSRNIFKQSINKDGQVSSTFWTQCAKDFNKYHVSPQVAIEFFVEHAEKVISNKERYEVLKLAYETLKRTEIEQQITNTLEMAMWKTCILIGPENIELDYDHQIFNKLKTELLAGLDELQVSCNLIEEKEKHAAEILINKLINLGRLDVALRISIIFKSNHKDLQILMLCLSLAEGEISPADLTPQQKSLLEDRNQNKQKYSALRNRGLQRFSSSSSLNTTSSIVESNRPNDTVNTHQTECISILEKLSEALTHGNEICFRIISCYKLSMRLGKAYQSLLILQDPIKFLQEIIESNIENKFETANDIIMSYKIKTEDVATFLADNIAMHITFATENGQDDLIFMWGYSLNSHFHLIMELCSDISLLGLKLLKTAQSLLGRYVSTHDEKKNVSGLKTIVELLIRSHDCFTASCNMEGIASVLRKCQNLANMLQLLKHWALLVRLVTGVGRFTEMNYIFQILKENDQFESLLGQGLDKVPGLKMALLEFLKRQCPEDKELFTLVALHFRLYYEIALMWENEAKEVIAKLISDVLKEYGRGVTGGIPVEIKLTRNDNVQTKLQLAVTNLTHATQYYLQDKKLNLARRCSHQAQLVALQISLVNAVSQNQQAVCLLNLKSDELERILSHVLNFPQALIVIRAYNYHADWVNLIYHHCILKGETKYLKEFMTVNNLTPTIVQDCARTDSK from the exons ATGTCTGAAAAAAAGACAGTCGGTGGTATTCCTGTGGAGTGTCTAACTGGAGAATCAGCAGCAATATGGTCTGGGTGGCGTACATTAGGAGATAGAGAACTTGTAAGGGAAGCTTCTGCCAAAGGAACTCATATTAAACTAGCTCACAAATGCCTTGCGTACAGAAGAAATTGTACTGTAGAACAGGcatgtacatattttaacaAGGAAGTAGAAACTTGGGTCAATGAGTTATTAAATAAGAAGCAAGTTTACAGAGCttcgcatattttaaaaaatatg ggaAAAGATCCTATAGAACATATTTTTGCTATTTCTATAAAAAGCAAAGATCCAcctttaagaaattatttatgtgaATACATGATAAATGCCAATGGATTTAAGACTGAACATGTTGCAGCATGGAACATCATCAAGTCTATTAATGAGCATGAAGAAAAACGCAA AATTCAAGATGGATTAAGTTCTTGCATGTGTATAGACGACATAATCAAACTACCACAAAATATCGAGCAGGCCTTACGCacggaattatatttttctttggatAACCCTGAAGTTTTGGGAAATGTgtcgaataatattttgtgGAACTATTTACtgtctaataataaaattaatgcattaaGAATGTGGATTGATGCAAAATATAATCCAGACATTCCAAAAATCTCGGATGAAATCGATGAACATTTAAAgtcgttatttataaatttagataTTACACCCGATATGATCGACTATATAGATTCATCAAAAGCTAGTGATCTCTCAAAAAATCTGACCAAAAATTACTTATGTAG atatggcatttacacaaaagaagaaaaaagcgatttgaaattaatattaaatcgctCTTTTGGTTGTGGCATTACACTGGACGAACTCAACGCGATATTATCTTTACCTTCCTGCAATATTAACAAAACGGAATTTTTACAAAGCATTGATCAGCAACTGTGCCTTAGACATTGCTCGGAAAATTGGCACACTCAGGAAGATGACACAAagttaaaaacattatttaacgCTTTAACTTACATGTGTAATGCTCAAGATAATTACGAAGATGCATTGTTACGCGGACTTTTAGAATCGATCGATTACATCTCCAACGATTTTAACGATTATCTAAAAACAGATTATTCAGTAAGCttgtcattaatatttttacgattgtGGCAAATGCAGAGCTCATTACGTAATGAACCGCACTCTTCAGAAAGGAATACACTAATGAGAGATATATTTACGAGCAAGTCTGCCTTAACAATTGACACACGTGTTATTTCTGAAGAAGTTCTTCAGCTTACGCTTGAGCATATGCCGGGACTGCAATGTATTATCAAAGATCAAAATGAAAAGGATGATATGACAGTATACGATTTAGTAGATGGctatagaaatttaaattcgaaattGCTGTTCAAGTGGCGTTTCAAAAATGAGCCCATGCCTACTTTCACGAACGAAAATCTTATCAAACAATACGGGTATCAAGAAACACTAATGTACGGTTATTACTTAAAAGAAGGAAGACCGAATATGGCTGTGCACAATTTAATACATGCTCAAGCGAAATTCCTTGGAAATGTATCCTCTCACAG gaaatTTAAAGCAGCTTTATACGCACATGTTCTTGCTTTGAGAAATTTAGACAAAACTGATATCGTATGTAGCTGTATTGCGTTCATCGAGTTGCTGAGAATCGACTCGAGCAATTTGCAATTACACGTTACCGTAGCAAAATATGTACAAGAACAATTAAACATTTCTATAG GTAACTTACTAGAAAATGTAGTATATAAAAGCCAAACTGATGTAAGATCTGTGATAACGTATTTAGAACAAAGCTTTCAAAAACATTTCTTAAGTGACACTTTCATGTGCGATAACACGAAATTTATCGAAGCGTTAAAAATGTGGGACGTTATCGTACGGTTTGCACGTGTTCATAACTACGCGCTGCCCGATATGTTGCCAAAATATCTAGCAGATAATGATCTATGGTTCGAATTTATTGCAGTTTGtcatatattttcttatcctATAACTCAg ATGATGGAAAATgccaaattatttaataacgcaaaCATACGGGAACACCTGCTAACATGTTTAACCAATGATAAGCTTAGTGAAGCTCAGCCAAATCTCAATAACAAACAGAAGATGAAATTTCACGATACAAGGCAACCAAGGCATAAAgatgaagtaaaagaaaat gGGTCTCCAGTGTCTACCTCAGCCATATCAGAAATTGAGACAGATACAACTAATGTAACTAGTACCAATGGCATTTTCAACAAATGCATTTCatcggataaaaatttatggtTTACTATATTAAATTGTCATCAAAGTCAAGACCCACCCAAAGCATTTATTAATGCGTCTCGCCTAAATCTAAGTCCTATATTAACAGTCTTAGCTACATGTTACgag CCGTCTTCTGCAGAATCGTATTGCTATTGTTGGATGGTAATATCGACAGGAAAAGAAGACATACTCCTTGATTACGCAGAATGTTTAGAGCAACATAGCTGGCcttctgataaaatattaaaattactaaataaaaTGATTCAATACGGATATATTAACACGATCAATCGAGCTCTCAAAATTTTCACGCct AAAAGCGTTCTAATTTCCCTTTTTGAGTTTTTAACGCAAGCAATCAGTTATGGCGAATTCAAGGAAAATCAGCAGCACTTAATAGAATTTAAGTCGAATTTTTCTCGATGTAATGAACACAAA gaCTTTGTGGATGAGGATAGCGTCGATTTTgcatgtttaaataatttatattgggTTGCTGATCTTGCAACCCAATGCATTGTTACAGCACTCGGCTACGGATTTCAAAGTACGTTTTTACGAGTAAAGTTTCTCGAAGTGCTAATAAACtgtaatttttctgaaaactTACCAG TTGCAGTACCAAATTTTCAACGCTTATTAGATTTGACAAAAATTCTACAAGAAACCGATGTgactttaaattttaagaacattactttaattaacaaagtatattattttgatatggaaattaaaaaatgcattgacGATTTAATAGCAATTGAGAATTATAATACTGCCTTAGAATTAGCATGCTGTGTCGGATTTAATTCATCGGAAATTATATTAGCACAA tctcgaaatatttttaaacaatctataaataaagatgGTCAAGTAAGTTCTACTTTCTGGACACAATGTgctaaagattttaataaatatcatgtTTCGCCTCAAGTAGCAATTGAATTTTTTGTCGAACATGCCGAGAAAGTTATATCCAACAAAGAAAG atatgaAGTCCTAAAATTGGCTTATGAAACTTTAAAACGTACCGAAATCGAGCAACAAATTACTAATACTCTAGAGATGGCAATGTGGAAGACATGTATCTTAATTGGACCTGAAAATATAGAGCTCGACTACGATCaccaaatttttaataaattaaaaacggaATTATTAGCTGGTTTGGATGAGTTACAAGTCAGTTGTAATttgatagaagaaaaagaaaaacatgcAGCggaaattctaattaataaattaattaatctaggCAGATTGGATGTTGCCTTACGAATaagtataattttcaaatCCAATCATAAA GACttgcaaatattaatgttatgcTTAAGCTTAGCAGAAGGCGAAATTTCACCAGCAGATTTAACTCCGCAGCAAAAGAGTCTCTTAGAAGACAGAAATCAAAATAAGCAAAAGTATAGTGCTTTACGTAATCGTGGTCTACAAAGATTTTCTTCATCGTCATCTT TAAACACAACTTCATCGATTGTAGAAAGTAACAGGCCAAACGATACGGTTAATACTCATCAAACGGAGTGTATTTCAATCTTAGAAAAATTATCAGAAGCTCTCACACATGGAAATGAGATATGCTTTAGAATTATTTCATGTTACAAGCTTTCCATGCGTTTAGGGAAGGCATATCAATCATTACTGATATTACAAGATCCGATAAAGTTCCTACAAGAGATTATAGAaagtaatattgaaaataagtTCGAGACTGCTAACGACATAATAATGTCTTACAAAATTAAGACGGAAGACGTGGCGACATTCCTGGCTGATAATATTGCAATGCACATAACTTTTGCTACAGAAa ATGGTCAGGACGATTTGATTTTTATGTGGGGCTATTCCTTGAATTCGCATTTCCATTTAATAATGGAGTTGTGTAGCGATATTTCGTTATTAGGCTTAAAATTGTTGAAGACAGCACAATCATTGCTTGGAAGATACGTTAGCACtcacgatgaaaaaaaaaatg TTTCAGGATTAAAAACGATAgtggaattattaataagatcCCACGATTGTTTCACGGCCTCTTGCAACATGGAAGGAATAGCATCGGTATTACGAAAGTGTCAGAACCTTGCGAATATGCTACAACTTTTAAAACATTGGGCGCTACTA gtACGTCTTGTGACTGGTGTTGGTCGATTTACCGAAATGAATtacatatttcaaattttgaaagaaaatgatcAATTCGAATCTTTATTAGGACAAGGCCTGGACAAG GTTCCGGGTCTAAAAATGGCATTGTTGGAATTCTTGAAACGCCAATGCCCGGAAGACAAAGAACTTTTTACTTTAGTGGCGCTTCATTTCCGCTTGTATTACGAAATAGCATTAATGTGGGAAAACGAAGCAAAGgaagtaattgcaaaattaatatctgatGTATTAAAAGAATACGGAAGAGGTGTAACTGGAGGTATTCCGGTAGAAATTAAGCTAACTCGAAATGATAACGTCCAAACAAAATTGCAATTGGCTGTAACTAACTTAACTCACGCTactcaatattatttacag gATAAAAAACTAAATCTCGCTAGACGATGTTCACATCAAGCTCAACTCGTCGCTCTGCAGATTTCATTAGTAAACGCAGTATCGCAAAATCAGCAAGCGGTATGTTTGTTGAATTTGAAAAGCGACGAGTTAGAAAGAATATTATCTCACGTCTTAAATTTCCCTCAAGCTCTCATTGTCATTCGCGCTTATAATTATCACGCGGATTGGGTTAATCTTATTTATCATCACTGTATTCTAAAAGGAGAGACGAAATACCTCAAAGAATTCATGACAGTTAACAATCTTACGCCTACGATTGTGCAGGATTGCGCGC GTACAGATTCGAAATAA